One part of the Suncus etruscus isolate mSunEtr1 chromosome 2, mSunEtr1.pri.cur, whole genome shotgun sequence genome encodes these proteins:
- the KCNE4 gene encoding potassium voltage-gated channel subfamily E member 4: protein MNLPAFDLASEISASMLEMEPLNSTAPSPATLPRSPQESHVPGSGGGNGNEYFYILVVMSFYGVFLLGIMLGYMKSKRREKKASLLLMYKDEERLWGEAMKPLPMGSGLRSVQVPVMLNVLQESMAPALSCALCSMEGDSVSSESSSPDVHLTIQEEGADDELEETSETPLHESSEGSSESIQHNS, encoded by the exons ATGAATCTGCCAGCGTTTG aTCTTGCCAGTGAGATCAGCGCCtcaatgctggagatggaacctctGAACAGCACCGCCCCCAGTCCTGCCACTCTGCCCCGAAGCCCCCAAGAGTCCCACGTGCCCGGCAGTGGCGGTGGCAATGGCAACGAATACTTCTACATCTTGGTGGTCATGTCCTTCTACGGGGTCTTCCTCCTCGGAATTATGCTGGGTTATATGAAGTCcaagaggagggagaagaaagccAGCCTGCTGCTGATGTACAAAGACGAGGAGAGGCTGTGGGGTGAGGCCATGAAACCTCTCCCCATGGGGTCGGGTCTGAGATCTGTACAGGTGCCCGTGATGCTCAATGTGCTGCAGGAGAGCATGGCCCCTGCCCTGTCCTGCGCCCTCTGTTCCATGGAAGGGGACAGTGTGAGCTCCGAGTCCTCCTCTCCCGACGTGCACCTCACCATCCAGGAAGAGGGTGCAGATGATGAGCTGGAGGAGACTTCTGAGACCCCCCTGCATGAGAGCAGCGAAGGCTCCTCAGAAAGCATCCAGCACAATTCCTAG